In Orenia metallireducens, the DNA window GACCAATAGTGAATTATTGGGGTGGTACTATCCGCAGTGGTAGTATTGGACGTTCTTCGACAAGAGGTGGAGGCTTTGGATTTGGCAAATAAAAAATTAATGTACAATGTATAGTTTAGAGTATACAGTTAAAACATTAAATTTTTTAGAGATTTAGAACTTTGATTTTAACTGTAAATTGTATATTGTCAACTGTAAACTGATTGGTAGGGGTGTAGTTATGGCTAGAGAAAAGAATTTAGAAGATATTAAGATAATAGCTCCATTAATGTTCTGTGCCTTTTTTGTATCAATCTCTGGGATTACATATCAGTTAATTATAGGAGGAATATCATCATACCTATTGGGCAATAGTGTCTATCAATTCTCTATAACTATAGGGCTATTTATGACGGCTCTAGGAATTGGTTCACTACTCTCAAAGTATGTTGAAGAGGGTTTGATGAGTAAATTTATGTTAGTGGAGACATTACTAGGCTTGGTTGGTGGAATCTCTGGTGTGCTATTATTCTATAGTTATGCTATTTCGGAGCTTTATATAGTTATAATGTTCTTATTGATTATAACTATTGGTTCATTAACAGGTTTAGAGTTACCTTTATTGACTAGAATTATTGAGGAGTATGAGGATTTGAAGATAACTCTTGCTAATGTCTTATCGGCCGATTATATTGGAGGATTGATTGGCTCCTTATTATTTCCTATTATCCTCTTACCTAACTTTGGATTTATTAAGACTAGCTATATTATGGGGATTTTGAATTTAGTTGTAGCAGGAATAGTCTATTTTAAATATAGAAACAGGATGAAGCTGGATAAATTCATTGGAGTATTTCTAGTCTTAATTTTAATCTCATTAACTGTTGGAATTATTACAGTTAAGGGTACTGAAGAGTATATAGAACAGAAGCTATATCAGGATAAGGTAGTCTACTCTAAGCAGAGTAAGTATCAAAAGATTGTAATAACTAAGAATAAAGATGATGTTAGGCTATTTTTAAATGGTAATATACAGTTCTCTTCTAGAGATGAATATCGTTACCATGAACCCTTAGTTCATCCTGCTATGAGCCTTGTAAA includes these proteins:
- a CDS encoding polyamine aminopropyltransferase produces the protein MAREKNLEDIKIIAPLMFCAFFVSISGITYQLIIGGISSYLLGNSVYQFSITIGLFMTALGIGSLLSKYVEEGLMSKFMLVETLLGLVGGISGVLLFYSYAISELYIVIMFLLIITIGSLTGLELPLLTRIIEEYEDLKITLANVLSADYIGGLIGSLLFPIILLPNFGFIKTSYIMGILNLVVAGIVYFKYRNRMKLDKFIGVFLVLILISLTVGIITVKGTEEYIEQKLYQDKVVYSKQSKYQKIVITKNKDDVRLFLNGNIQFSSRDEYRYHEPLVHPAMSLVNRRSRILILGGGDGLVVRELLKYPEVEEIDLVDLDKSMTDLGQNSKYLLKFNQGSLADKRVKIYNQDAYQYLEESAKSYNLVIVDLPDPNDESLNKLYTVNFYQMIYDHLKNQGVVVVQSTSPYFASRAFWMIHHTINKAGFYTRPYHAYLASFGDWGFNLGTKGFEFEVKDLKVEVDTRFLTTEMLPSLFYFGDDIFKIKKEVGVNTLTRPSLIREYNRAWEDY